ataatccttgtgtccttcgagcacaccatccgggctagatgcgcaaactagaaatttactagccggtgatctgaaacaccgatagttggcgcgccaggtatggGTTTTTGCACGTCTCGATGTCCACATCAGACCTTGGATGGTTAGTCatggcgtcagctgggtcccgggcatgCATATGCGCTTCAGgtgcctagacttcatcatcacaactaagggagagttggcgcaggctcTCGCCATCGTctagcctctccactccgccggcctcgATGCGATCATCGAGGCGCTTAAGGAGCTACAACTGCACGTGCCGGAGGCCCATGTCCCCTAGAGCGACcggctcctcggcttcgactatgggaggctGGAGCGCCAACttgatgccttcctaggaccccaaccatcccAAGAGGAGCTACGATGCCTTACTTTCTCCTTCGCCAACGTCATGATGCAACTCGCTGGAGGGGAACTGCTCTCACCGGAACACCACACCCGGGCCACCCCAGCAGTGTTCCTATTCAGTCTACACAATGCTACAGGGACCATTGGCCATCTTGTGGCGCagcgcatgcacccatcccctaCAAACaacgaattcatggggatggctgAATacatcgtggaatctttccatgaccttctcgtgAGAGATTTAGAGTCGCTCCCTATctttgactctagcagggggagccatcacccctcacgagaatgttttatggcagtACCCTCGAGGGACGCATTGAAAGCACccacgagggaggggctacgCCACCAAACGACCTCAATGACGAGGTCGAGGATgatgcaggggcccttcctcgCATACGGGTGGAACAGCTAAGGGCATGGCACCAAGAGCTCATGGATGCATGACTCCAACTCGAGCAGGAGCACGCAGAGCTCTAGtgagagatcgagcaccatggagatggtgggcgtgcgcATGCCATGGCCCACAATGTGAATCGGAGGATCATCAAAGATGatggagccctcccacacttcgcccgagcaagctagaacatcatTGTTGTGGTGCCCTTGCTCCGAGGGCTCCTAGAGCCTACGACACCCAGGATCATCGGGCTCATCACGAGATCCGCATGTTGCTTGAGCGCGCGGCGATGCAGCAAGCGGAGAGCTCACGGTCTTGGTGATGTGAGCTCAAAGCTAGTCAGCGCGCGCCCTCGAGATGACATGTCAGGGATGTGTCTGTCCACCAGGTGTCATGCGGTGGCGTGGGGCGTGGCGTGGCcccggtgcatgagcatctcggcctccaccgtgacGCACGTAACACCCTAGATGCCCATAGGGGTGGATGAAGTGACGAGAGAGAGGAAGCCAGTCACGGCTATCACCCTCATCACGATGGACACTATGATAGTGGTGAGGACCAGAGCCTGAGCCTCGACCTGCTGAGACCTTAGGCCTTCGaccaacacatcctcaatgccgccttcccaccatggtaccgaccaccgaccaacattccgaaatactctagggaaacaaatcttggactgtggctcaaggattaccaacttgcttgccaagcctatggagcgaatagtgatagtttcattatccacaacctcccATTGTTCCTAACCGATTTGGTACAAACATGGTtagagcaccttccgcccaacagaattcaaagttgggtggacctacaggagattttcatgggaaacttccagggcacctaCACATGTCCTAAGAACctgtgggatctcaaaaactactgatagaactctagggaaactcttcatgagtacatctggtgcttctctaggcagtgcaacgagctacccgaCGTCGCCAATGCTgacgttataggagccttcctgtccgagACCACttgcgagtccttggttcataagctaggacacaagagcccgtgaaccaccaagaaGCACCTCGACCTCGCCACCAACCACGTCTCgggcgaggaggcagtcggagcaaTTTTTGACTGTCCCAAGGGCAAGCAAAGCGAGACGAGGACACcggtgaaggtgcctccaaccaccccaacaagaagaagaacaagcagcggcatgaaggctcgctcgtggccgctgtcgaccacaagggggtcagaagcccactgagggtaccccagaccactttgagaagctgctcgaagggccatgcttgaaccatgccttccctgtCAAGCACCTACACAAAGGTTGtgccctcatgaagcggttcctgTCTTGTGGCTCCAATAAggaggagcataggaaggagcctaaGCCAACGGCAGACAACACCAAGGGGGAGGACGGTGGCTTTTCGATGCTAGATAGCTGCCTCATAATCTTTGGGGGGTCGGTGACCTATGACTCCAGGCGCTGCTAGAAGCTTGCACGCTGTGAGGTCTATGCGGCCAAGCTAGCCACACCTTCCTTCATCCAATGGTCAAAGTCtgccatcacctttgatcggACAGACCACCTAGAAAAGCATCCCACAGCTAGGAAGAtacccgctcatggttgacccaatGATCGacacaaagtggctcaccaaggtgctgatggatgtaGGTAGCAGCGTCAACATTATGTATGCTAAGACGCTCGATGCCATTGGCATCGACCGATCGCACATCTAGCCAATTGAGgctcctttccatggcatcgtgcctagaaagcaggtcgtgccgctcgggcagatcgatctgcccatcacctttgggaatccaaccaattataggatggagacccttaccttcgaggtggttgggttccatgggacctaccacgccatcctgggacgtccatgctacgcgaagttcatggccatccccaactatacgtatctaaagttgaagatgctgggtctgcatggggtcatcaccatcggcccCTCCTTCCAatgcgcctatgagtgcgaggtagAGTGCTATGAACACGCCACAGCGATTATCGCTTTTGAAGAGCTTGCGACCATCAGGGAGGAGATCGTCAAAGGGGCACCCAACCCCAAGCGATTGGATGGGTCTTTTGAGCCCgtggagggcaccaaggaggtccccATAGACCCCAACAACTCGGAGGGCAAAGTTATGCGcatcggcaccacgctttcctccaaataggaaagcacactcgtCAACTTCCTctacgccaatagagacatctttgcgtggagactcttagacatgctaggcattccaagagaagtcatcgagcatgccttgaagatcaggctaggctccaagccagtgaagcagcgcctgcattgcttcgatgaggagaagcgtaaggccatcagtgaggagattgcgaagcttttggtagccaaattcatcaaggaagtgtatcatcctgagtggttagccaatcccgttcttgtacgaaaaaagagtgggaaatggagaatgtgtgttgattatatgggtctcaacaaagtatttccaaaggatctatttcctttaccGTGCATAGAttaagtagtcgactcgaccttagggtgcgaaaccttttgcttccttgatgcatactctggataccatcaaatcatgatgaaagagtccgaccagctcgcgacgtctttcatcaccccattcggatcattctgctacgtcacaatgtcaTTCGGTCTAAAAACGTGGGGGCTACGTAtcagtgttgtatgctcaagtgtttttgAGACCTCATCAggcaaaccgttgaggcctacgtagatgacatcatagtcaagtccaaacgggctgactaGCTCGTAGCCGACGTAGAgtagaccttcacaaaactctgagcaaacgacatcaaactcaaccctgagaaatgcttttttggggtcccgaggggtatgctgctgggttttatcgtctccaagcttggcatcgaagccaacctaaagaagatcttggccatcatgaTGATGGGCTCGATTTAGAACATAaatggggtacaacgagttacagggtgcctcgccgcattCAGCCGTTTtatctcacgcctcggtgaacgaggtctcccactctattggcttctgaagaaagccgactaTTTCAAATGGATGCCttaggcctaggaggcacttgacaaggtcaagcaacTCCTAACGAAGGCCCCTATCCTGGTCCCCTCCATCGATGGGTAACCACTCCTGCTCTatattgcggccaccacgcaagtggtcagcactgccctggtggtagagcggaaagaggaaggacacaccctcaaagtacagtGTCCTATCTACTTTGTTAGcaaggttgaaaggtcctaatatggctagaggggggtgaatagcctatttaaaaatctacaaaccaactagaccaatttgattagtatgacaaatagcaaaatgcaaacttgttctagctctacaagggttgtaaggcacctatccaacaattctagttactatgatcactagacacacaatttactaagtcactactcactaagagctctcacacttgctacactaaagagctccactagatgaacttgaactacaaagcaagctctcaattctagctatactaaagagcttgctacaactagtttgtaagaatataaatgagtgagtagggtgattataccgccacataaaggagtgaaccaatcacaagataaataccaattcaatcattgGGAGAAAattaaagggcaagagacaactaatttttctcctgaggttcacgtgcttgctggcacgctagtccccattgtgtcgaccaacacttggtggttcggtggtgtaACACCcataaatcttttgctaaaacatgtcatgagcatcatggttatgtgttaatgcatgtgatatagtaTATAGATCAATTTCTATCACTCAAAACGATCGTCGGAAACACGAAACGAAAGCTACATTCAATgccatgttatatcacttagggttttaaacgattttttattgaacgaaaatgctatagaacgcatggatgaaactttagtaaagtttgtaatacaaacttcataggtgatgatgaaatacctatGATCGAGAAATGAATTCCCTAGCTATCATGGTTGGTAGCTGGGAAATCGAATTTGGTGCGAATCCGATctagacttagcaaaattctCGAGTTGAAAGCAGTGTGACGATGCGATATTGGTGGATCAAATCTAGAAAACCTAGCCCAAGGCTTGTGCTATATTTTTGCTCAGTGGTTAGTATTAAAGTCTATACTTCTTAATGGTAGCAAGGTTAGTTTGGTTAGGGCTTGGCTTAATCACTAATTAATTGCACTGGAAAGCTTAAAATAGTAACTTGAGAGCCTAGCTGTACCTCCGGATGTCGGTCGGCACTGCTAGCTTAGCGGtcccctatctccctctccaTGACACCTTGGTTCGATTAGGTAG
The nucleotide sequence above comes from Miscanthus floridulus cultivar M001 chromosome 18, ASM1932011v1, whole genome shotgun sequence. Encoded proteins:
- the LOC136524659 gene encoding uncharacterized protein, which translates into the protein MAIPNYTYLKLKMLGLHGVITIGPSFQCAYECEVECYEHATAIIAFEELATIREEIVKGAPNPKRLDGSFEPVEGTKEVPIDPNNSEGKVMRIGTTLSSK